A stretch of the Thiocystis violascens DSM 198 genome encodes the following:
- a CDS encoding FimV/HubP family polar landmark protein, translating to MSRKLILASTMTMTMTMVLAGTDAFALGLGGIQTRSVLNQPFSGEIQLNDVKPDELDAVKVSLASQEAFSKAGIERFHYLTKLTFHPEVSSQGKSVIRVASREPIREPYLDFLVEVYWPTGQLIKEYTVLLDPPVLAKRQAPRVDSPAASGAKPGAARSASDAQRVAASPSNHIPAPGDGFPVYVGPIESGAGLWRLSLNHAPAGATTAQTALALHRNNQGAFIRGNINRLIAGKTLIIPTRAELFALDAATAEREFAEALRGGAVRTAPITEIPPDALSSRLRIAGATSGAVATSPGAARMPPEGATATSPAAAGSPRMEQDLLLALESSESTRQEALELRNRIQELETQLANIQNLLQQRNAEFERIKGAGAAPGVLSGDRLRDVPATSPEDVDALADAVSGELAADAAMAPREGDSALIEPPLPDASLAAADNENPDVSGASDAANDSSATPALIPIPTPAPVARESDPAIGQASPVQAGSPATPIAPAGKNQGSGPSSVDSSSSWQSLLLPLAGFGGLAALGILAFSWVTARRRREEGVEQELYLDTLDFSDTEGTTGFPATRVSAEKAASNASSRQGVDRTALSETPLIPADEDMEEPESPLALMSSLSDFDAETDEADVLSEADIYIAYGRHSEAKELLFKELKLSPDRLDIKFKLAEAYAGAQDAQGLKEIMQSIESAGGAQAQPEQWKRLQEFSAQVQSGGNDGSGLAAPPVELAAQPRGADRESVQKPGDSVAGSLNLKKAESQDDSPLKFSDDTLADILSEPVSLGDLVFEEDSLDLELPPHAGDRKDDLHQDPFADIAHEPIGIDSELMLTLDETRLDLAEELDSMFDSTLLDEPALARNERLGTGPSAEDLSHLPPSDSQDRFDSGLTSERESVPTEDLSSQWQMDSGIWDETATKLDLARAYVEMDDAEAAREILQEVIAEGRDEQKTEARALLEKLA from the coding sequence ATGTCTCGAAAGCTCATTCTAGCGTCGACCATGACCATGACCATGACCATGGTCTTGGCCGGCACCGACGCCTTCGCCCTTGGCTTGGGTGGTATCCAGACGCGATCGGTTCTGAATCAGCCCTTTTCCGGCGAAATCCAACTGAACGATGTCAAGCCTGATGAACTGGATGCCGTTAAAGTCTCGCTCGCTTCTCAGGAAGCCTTTTCCAAGGCCGGCATCGAGCGTTTCCACTATTTAACCAAACTTACCTTCCATCCCGAGGTGTCGTCTCAGGGGAAGTCCGTGATTCGCGTTGCAAGCCGGGAGCCGATCCGCGAGCCCTATCTGGATTTTCTGGTCGAGGTCTACTGGCCCACCGGTCAGTTGATCAAGGAATATACGGTGTTGCTGGATCCGCCTGTCCTGGCCAAGCGCCAGGCACCGCGCGTCGATAGTCCTGCGGCTAGTGGCGCCAAACCCGGTGCCGCGCGATCCGCCTCGGATGCGCAGCGTGTTGCTGCCTCGCCCTCGAACCATATTCCCGCCCCAGGCGACGGGTTTCCGGTCTATGTCGGACCCATCGAATCAGGCGCCGGTCTCTGGAGGCTCTCACTCAATCACGCCCCGGCTGGCGCCACCACGGCCCAGACGGCCCTGGCACTGCACCGGAATAATCAGGGCGCATTCATTCGGGGTAACATCAATCGCCTGATTGCCGGCAAGACGCTGATCATCCCTACCCGCGCGGAATTGTTCGCGCTCGATGCCGCTACCGCGGAACGCGAGTTTGCCGAGGCGTTGCGCGGGGGTGCGGTCCGTACCGCTCCGATCACCGAGATTCCCCCGGACGCGCTCTCTTCGCGCTTGAGAATCGCCGGGGCGACGTCTGGGGCGGTCGCGACTTCACCAGGCGCCGCGCGGATGCCGCCCGAGGGAGCGACCGCGACGTCTCCGGCTGCCGCGGGAAGCCCGCGGATGGAGCAGGATCTTTTACTGGCCTTGGAGAGCAGTGAAAGTACCCGTCAGGAAGCGCTGGAGTTAAGGAATCGAATTCAGGAACTGGAGACGCAACTCGCGAATATCCAGAATCTGCTGCAGCAGCGTAACGCCGAGTTCGAACGGATCAAAGGCGCGGGTGCCGCTCCCGGCGTCCTGAGCGGGGACAGGCTTCGGGATGTTCCGGCGACCTCGCCCGAGGATGTCGACGCCTTGGCGGACGCGGTGTCCGGCGAGTTGGCCGCGGATGCCGCCATGGCACCGCGAGAGGGCGATTCGGCTCTGATCGAACCGCCGTTGCCCGACGCCTCGCTCGCCGCCGCCGACAACGAAAACCCTGACGTTTCAGGCGCAAGCGATGCGGCAAACGATTCTTCCGCCACACCCGCGTTGATACCGATACCGACCCCTGCTCCGGTTGCGAGGGAGTCCGACCCGGCGATCGGTCAGGCGTCGCCAGTGCAAGCCGGATCGCCCGCGACGCCCATCGCGCCAGCCGGCAAGAACCAGGGGAGCGGGCCGAGTTCAGTTGATTCGTCCTCAAGCTGGCAGTCGCTATTGCTTCCCCTGGCCGGGTTTGGCGGTCTGGCTGCCCTTGGCATCCTGGCCTTTTCATGGGTGACGGCCAGACGGCGCCGTGAGGAAGGCGTTGAGCAGGAGTTGTATCTGGACACGCTCGATTTCTCGGATACCGAGGGGACGACAGGGTTCCCCGCAACGCGAGTATCCGCCGAGAAAGCCGCGTCCAATGCGTCCTCAAGGCAGGGGGTTGATCGGACCGCGCTCTCGGAGACGCCTCTGATTCCAGCCGATGAAGACATGGAAGAACCGGAAAGCCCCTTGGCGTTGATGTCATCCTTGAGCGATTTCGATGCCGAAACCGACGAGGCGGATGTGCTCTCGGAGGCGGATATCTACATCGCCTATGGGAGGCACAGCGAGGCGAAAGAGCTTCTTTTCAAGGAGTTGAAGCTTTCTCCAGATCGTCTGGACATCAAATTCAAGCTTGCCGAGGCCTATGCGGGCGCGCAGGATGCCCAGGGGCTGAAAGAGATCATGCAGTCGATCGAATCGGCCGGTGGCGCGCAAGCTCAGCCGGAACAGTGGAAACGGTTGCAGGAGTTTTCCGCTCAGGTTCAGTCCGGCGGGAACGATGGCTCGGGACTCGCCGCTCCCCCGGTCGAATTGGCCGCGCAGCCGCGGGGCGCCGATCGGGAATCCGTTCAAAAACCTGGCGATTCGGTGGCGGGTTCCCTGAACCTGAAGAAAGCGGAGTCACAGGACGATTCGCCGCTGAAATTCAGCGACGACACCTTGGCCGACATTCTGTCGGAGCCGGTCAGTCTTGGCGATTTGGTCTTTGAAGAGGATTCGCTGGATCTGGAGCTTCCGCCGCACGCCGGCGACCGCAAGGATGACCTGCATCAGGATCCGTTCGCGGATATCGCGCACGAGCCGATCGGCATCGACTCCGAATTGATGCTGACGCTGGATGAAACGCGTCTTGACTTGGCGGAAGAACTGGACTCCATGTTCGATTCCACACTGCTCGATGAGCCTGCGTTGGCACGCAACGAGCGTCTCGGGACGGGGCCATCCGCCGAGGATCTGTCTCATCTCCCGCCCTCGGACAGCCAGGATCGGTTCGATTCGGGTTTGACGTCGGAGCGGGAAAGCGTTCCCACCGAAGACCTTTCCTCGCAGTGGCAGATGGACTCGGGAATCTGGGACGAGACCGCTACCAAACTCGATCTGGCGCGCGCCTATGTCGAAATGGACGACGCCGAGGCGGCGCGCGAGATTCTTCAAGAGGTCATCGCCGAGGGGCGCGACGAACAGAAGACCGAGGCGCGTGCGCTGCTGGAGAAACTGGCTTGA
- the asd gene encoding aspartate-semialdehyde dehydrogenase, whose translation MKRVGFVGWRGMVGSVLMDRMREENDFARIAEPVFFTTSQVGQPGPDVGRGAEPLLDAQSLDALRAMDAIVTCQGGDYTKSIHPQLRASGWGGYWVDAASTLRMAPDATIVLDPVNRHVIDAALDAEKRDFIGGNCTVSLMLMALGGLFRAGLVDWVSAMTYQAASGAGAKNMRELLEQMGALNDAVKPLLLDPASAILDIDRGVTETMRGAGFPTANFGAPLAGSLIPWIDTQLDNGQSREEWKGQAETNKILGLESQPLAIDGLCVRVGAMRCHSQGLTIKLTRDVPMAEIEQSITDANDWVRLIPNDRERTVRELSPAAVTGTLTIPIGRLRKMNLGKDYLSAFTVGDQLLWGAAEPLRRMLAILLDR comes from the coding sequence ATGAAGCGGGTCGGTTTTGTCGGTTGGCGTGGCATGGTGGGTTCGGTTCTGATGGACCGGATGCGCGAGGAAAATGACTTTGCGCGGATCGCGGAGCCGGTCTTTTTCACCACCTCCCAGGTTGGCCAGCCTGGTCCGGATGTCGGACGGGGCGCCGAGCCGCTGCTGGATGCGCAATCGCTGGACGCTCTGCGCGCCATGGACGCGATCGTCACCTGTCAGGGCGGCGACTACACCAAATCGATCCATCCCCAATTGCGCGCGAGCGGCTGGGGCGGTTACTGGGTGGATGCAGCCTCGACGCTGCGCATGGCGCCGGACGCCACCATCGTTCTGGATCCGGTCAACCGGCATGTCATCGACGCGGCGCTGGATGCCGAAAAACGCGACTTCATCGGCGGCAATTGCACCGTGAGCCTGATGCTGATGGCCCTCGGCGGGCTGTTCCGGGCGGGGCTGGTGGACTGGGTCAGCGCCATGACCTATCAGGCCGCCTCGGGCGCCGGAGCCAAGAACATGCGCGAACTGCTGGAACAGATGGGCGCGCTCAACGATGCCGTCAAGCCGCTGCTTCTGGATCCGGCCTCCGCGATCCTGGACATCGACCGGGGTGTGACCGAGACAATGCGGGGCGCGGGTTTCCCCACCGCCAATTTCGGCGCCCCGCTTGCGGGGAGCCTGATCCCCTGGATCGACACCCAACTGGACAATGGTCAGAGTCGCGAAGAGTGGAAAGGTCAGGCCGAGACGAACAAAATCCTGGGTCTGGAGTCGCAACCGCTCGCCATCGACGGCTTGTGCGTGCGCGTAGGCGCCATGCGCTGTCACAGTCAGGGGCTGACGATCAAGCTGACGCGCGATGTCCCGATGGCCGAGATCGAGCAATCGATCACGGACGCCAACGACTGGGTACGGCTGATCCCGAACGACCGCGAGCGCACCGTGCGGGAGTTGTCTCCGGCCGCCGTGACCGGCACCCTGACGATCCCGATCGGTCGTTTGCGTAAAATGAATCTGGGTAAAGACTACCTTTCGGCCTTCACGGTTGGCGACCAGTTGCTCTGGGGCGCTGCGGAGCCCTTGCGGCGGATGCTCGCCATCCTGCTCGATCGCTGA
- the leuB gene encoding 3-isopropylmalate dehydrogenase, translated as MSKNILVVAGDGIGPEIVAEAIKVLNVLQAEGAIDVTLQHALVGGAAYDAVGDPLPEETLSAAKASDAVLLGAVGGPKWEPLHISKRPEKGLLGLRAGLGLFANLRPAILYPQLADASTLKPEVVAGLDIMIVRELTGDIYFGQPRGVETLPSGERRGINTMVYTESEVERICRVAFDIAMKRDKRVCSVDKANVLECTEMWREVAIKTAADYPEIALTHMYVDNAAMQLVRAPKQFDVMVTGNIFGDILSDCASMLTGSIGMLPSASLNAAGQGMYEPIHGSAPDIAGRGVANPLATILSVAMMLRYSLGAPASAERIESAVSRVLDQGLRTPDILSAGMRRVGTVEMGDAVVAALSTPD; from the coding sequence TTGAGCAAGAACATTCTGGTCGTCGCGGGCGACGGCATCGGCCCGGAGATCGTCGCCGAGGCGATCAAGGTTTTGAACGTGCTGCAAGCCGAGGGCGCGATCGACGTGACCCTCCAGCATGCCCTGGTCGGCGGCGCGGCCTATGACGCGGTCGGCGATCCGCTGCCCGAGGAGACACTGAGTGCGGCCAAGGCATCCGATGCCGTGCTGCTCGGCGCCGTTGGCGGACCCAAGTGGGAGCCGCTGCATATCTCGAAGCGCCCGGAAAAAGGGTTGCTGGGTCTGCGCGCCGGACTCGGTCTGTTCGCCAATCTGCGTCCGGCCATCCTCTATCCGCAATTGGCGGATGCCTCGACCCTCAAGCCCGAGGTGGTCGCGGGGCTGGACATCATGATCGTGCGCGAACTGACCGGCGATATCTACTTCGGCCAGCCGCGCGGGGTCGAGACTTTGCCCTCCGGCGAGCGTCGCGGCATCAACACCATGGTTTACACCGAGTCCGAGGTCGAACGCATCTGCCGCGTCGCCTTCGACATCGCCATGAAGCGCGACAAGCGGGTCTGTTCGGTCGACAAGGCGAACGTGCTCGAATGCACCGAGATGTGGCGCGAGGTCGCGATCAAAACGGCGGCGGACTATCCCGAGATCGCCCTGACTCACATGTATGTCGACAACGCCGCCATGCAACTGGTGCGTGCGCCCAAGCAGTTCGACGTCATGGTGACCGGAAACATCTTCGGCGACATCCTGTCGGATTGCGCCTCGATGCTGACCGGCTCCATCGGCATGCTCCCATCGGCGTCGCTGAACGCGGCGGGACAGGGCATGTACGAGCCGATTCACGGCTCGGCGCCCGACATCGCCGGCCGGGGCGTGGCCAATCCGCTGGCGACCATCCTCTCGGTCGCCATGATGCTGCGCTATTCGCTCGGCGCGCCCGCGTCGGCGGAGCGGATCGAGTCCGCCGTGTCGCGGGTGCTCGACCAGGGATTGCGGACCCCCGATATCCTGTCGGCCGGGATGCGCCGGGTCGGCACGGTCGAGATGGGCGATGCGGTCGTCGCGGCGCTCTCCACGCCGGATTGA
- the leuD gene encoding 3-isopropylmalate dehydratase small subunit gives MEPFKNFTGVVAPLDRANVDTDAIIPKQFLKSIKRTGFGPYLFDELRYLDHGEPEMDCTDRPLNPTFVLNDPRYGQAEILLARENFGCGSSREHAPWALADFGFRVILAPSFADIFFNNCFKNGILPIVLDSKVVDGLFEQATGESPLRIAVDLPAQTLTLDDATCIPFTVEAGSKHCLIEGLDDIGLTLKQVDAIRAYEERRRSEAPWVFIGA, from the coding sequence ATGGAACCGTTCAAGAATTTCACGGGCGTCGTCGCGCCGCTGGACCGGGCCAATGTGGACACCGACGCCATCATCCCGAAGCAGTTTCTGAAAAGCATCAAGCGGACCGGCTTCGGTCCCTATCTGTTCGACGAACTGCGCTATCTGGACCATGGCGAGCCGGAGATGGATTGCACCGATCGGCCCTTGAATCCGACGTTCGTGCTCAACGATCCACGTTACGGCCAGGCCGAGATCCTGCTGGCGCGCGAGAATTTCGGCTGCGGTTCCTCGCGCGAGCATGCGCCCTGGGCGCTGGCCGACTTCGGTTTCCGGGTCATTCTGGCGCCGAGCTTCGCCGACATCTTTTTCAATAACTGTTTCAAAAACGGCATTCTGCCCATTGTGCTGGACAGTAAGGTGGTGGACGGGCTGTTCGAGCAGGCAACGGGCGAGAGCCCGCTGCGGATCGCGGTCGATCTGCCCGCGCAGACCCTGACGCTGGACGACGCAACCTGCATTCCGTTCACGGTCGAGGCGGGCAGCAAACATTGCCTGATCGAGGGGCTCGACGATATCGGTCTGACCCTGAAGCAGGTCGATGCGATCCGCGCCTACGAGGAACGCCGTCGGAGCGAGGCGCCCTGGGTATTCATTGGCGCTTAA
- the leuC gene encoding 3-isopropylmalate dehydratase large subunit codes for MGAKTLYDKLWDEHVVRVDDNGTALLYIDRQLVHEVTSPQAFEGLRLAGRQPWRVSANLAVPDHNVPTTDRERSAGIADPVARIQVAALGTNCATFGITEFGMGDHRQGIVHVIGPEQGFTLPGSTVVCGDSHTSTHGAFGALAFGIGTSEVEHVLATQCLIQRPSRTMLIRVNGALGPGVTAKDIVLAIIGEIGTAGGTGYVIEFGGDAIRALSMEGRMTVCNMTIEAGARAGLIAVDEKTIEYMRGRPYAPTGELFERAAAHWRSLVSDEGAAFDRVVDLDAASIQPQVTWGTSPEMVLPIDGRVPDPDAESDPVKAGGIRRALDYMGLTAGMPITDIRPDKVFIGSCTNSRIEDLRAAAEVARGRKVSDRIKLALVVPGSGLVKEQAEAEGLDKIFTAAGFEWREPGCSMCLAMNADRLEPGERCASTSNRNFEGRQGQGGRTHLVSPIMAVAAAVAGHFVDVRAL; via the coding sequence ATGGGCGCCAAGACTCTCTACGACAAACTCTGGGACGAGCATGTCGTCCGCGTCGACGACAATGGCACGGCCCTGCTCTATATCGATCGTCAACTGGTCCACGAAGTCACCTCGCCCCAGGCGTTCGAGGGTTTGCGGCTGGCCGGCCGTCAACCCTGGCGCGTGTCGGCCAACCTGGCCGTGCCGGACCATAATGTTCCAACGACCGACCGCGAGCGCTCCGCCGGGATCGCCGATCCGGTGGCGCGTATTCAGGTCGCGGCGCTCGGCACCAATTGCGCGACCTTCGGAATCACCGAATTCGGCATGGGCGATCATCGTCAGGGCATCGTGCATGTGATCGGACCCGAACAGGGTTTCACGCTGCCGGGCAGTACCGTGGTCTGCGGCGATTCGCACACCTCCACGCACGGCGCCTTCGGCGCGCTGGCCTTCGGCATCGGCACCTCCGAGGTCGAGCATGTGCTGGCGACCCAATGTCTGATCCAGCGTCCGTCCCGGACCATGCTGATCCGCGTGAACGGTGCGCTCGGTCCGGGCGTGACCGCCAAGGACATCGTGCTGGCCATCATCGGCGAGATCGGCACTGCGGGCGGCACCGGCTACGTGATCGAGTTCGGCGGCGACGCCATTCGCGCGCTCTCGATGGAAGGGCGCATGACGGTCTGCAACATGACCATCGAGGCGGGTGCTCGCGCAGGACTGATCGCGGTCGACGAGAAGACCATCGAGTACATGCGCGGACGCCCTTACGCGCCGACCGGCGAGCTGTTCGAGCGCGCCGCCGCGCACTGGCGCTCCCTGGTCAGCGATGAGGGCGCCGCGTTCGACCGGGTGGTGGACCTGGACGCGGCCAGTATCCAGCCGCAGGTGACCTGGGGAACCTCGCCGGAAATGGTGCTGCCGATCGACGGTCGGGTGCCCGATCCGGACGCCGAGTCCGATCCGGTCAAGGCCGGCGGCATCCGTCGCGCGCTCGACTACATGGGCCTGACCGCCGGGATGCCGATCACCGACATCCGTCCCGACAAGGTCTTTATCGGCTCCTGCACCAATTCGCGGATCGAGGATCTGCGCGCCGCCGCCGAGGTCGCCCGAGGCCGCAAGGTCAGCGACCGCATCAAGCTGGCGCTGGTGGTGCCGGGCTCCGGTCTGGTGAAGGAACAGGCCGAGGCCGAGGGGCTCGACAAGATTTTCACCGCGGCCGGTTTCGAGTGGCGCGAGCCGGGTTGTTCCATGTGCCTGGCGATGAACGCCGACCGGCTTGAACCGGGCGAGCGCTGCGCTTCCACTTCCAACCGCAATTTCGAGGGGCGGCAAGGGCAGGGCGGACGGACCCATCTGGTGAGTCCGATCATGGCCGTGGCCGCCGCGGTGGCCGGTCATTTCGTCGATGTGAGGGCGCTGTAA
- the serS gene encoding serine--tRNA ligase has protein sequence MLDPRLLRTDLDRVAEQLARRGLILDKSRFEALEAERKSLQIAVQELQNQRNTRSKTIGQAKASGQDIQPLLAEVSDLGERLKAADARLSEIQQEVGAISLALPNLPDASVPDGRNEADNREERRWGEPPVFDFAPKDHVDLGAVNGWMDFDLAAKVTGSRFVVLSGPLARLHRALIQFMLDTHTGEHGYTETYVPYLVNAESLQGTGQLPKFEADLFKVPGEKTLYLIPTAEVPVTNLARDVIFEAADLPRKWVAHTPCFRSEAGSYGKDTRGMIRQHQFEKVELVQVTRPEESLQALEALTGHAETILQRLGLAYRVVTLCTGDLGFSARKTYDLEVWLPGQQTYREISSCSNFGDFQARRLQARWRNPETGKPELVHTINGSGLAVGRTLVAVLENYQQADGGIGIPEALRPYMGGLERLGV, from the coding sequence ATGCTAGATCCACGTTTATTGCGGACCGATCTCGACCGCGTCGCCGAGCAGTTGGCCCGGCGCGGCCTGATCCTGGACAAATCGCGTTTCGAGGCGTTGGAAGCGGAACGCAAGAGCTTGCAGATCGCGGTTCAGGAATTGCAAAACCAGCGCAACACCCGCTCCAAGACGATCGGTCAGGCCAAGGCGTCCGGGCAGGATATTCAACCCCTGTTGGCCGAGGTGTCCGACCTTGGCGAACGACTCAAGGCCGCCGATGCGCGTCTGAGCGAGATTCAGCAGGAGGTCGGCGCCATCAGCCTGGCTCTGCCCAATCTGCCCGACGCGAGCGTCCCCGACGGTCGGAACGAAGCGGACAACCGCGAGGAACGGCGTTGGGGCGAACCGCCGGTCTTCGACTTTGCTCCCAAGGATCATGTCGACCTGGGCGCGGTCAACGGCTGGATGGATTTCGATCTGGCGGCCAAGGTCACCGGCTCGCGTTTCGTGGTGCTCTCCGGCCCGCTGGCCCGGCTGCATCGGGCGCTGATCCAGTTCATGCTCGACACTCACACCGGCGAACACGGCTACACCGAGACCTACGTCCCCTATCTGGTCAATGCCGAGAGTCTCCAGGGCACGGGGCAGTTGCCCAAATTCGAGGCGGATCTGTTCAAGGTGCCGGGCGAGAAGACGCTCTATCTCATCCCCACCGCCGAGGTGCCGGTCACCAACCTGGCGCGCGACGTGATTTTCGAGGCCGCCGATCTGCCGCGCAAATGGGTCGCGCATACGCCCTGTTTTCGCAGCGAGGCGGGTTCCTACGGCAAGGACACGCGCGGCATGATCCGCCAGCATCAGTTCGAGAAGGTGGAACTGGTCCAGGTCACGCGCCCCGAGGAGTCGCTCCAGGCGCTCGAAGCGCTCACCGGCCATGCCGAAACCATCCTGCAACGGCTGGGACTGGCCTATCGGGTGGTGACGCTCTGCACCGGCGATCTGGGCTTCTCCGCGCGCAAGACCTACGACCTGGAAGTCTGGCTCCCCGGTCAGCAGACCTATCGCGAAATCTCCTCGTGCAGCAATTTCGGCGACTTCCAGGCACGCAGACTCCAGGCGCGCTGGCGCAATCCCGAAACCGGCAAGCCCGAGCTGGTCCACACCATCAATGGTTCTGGGCTGGCGGTCGGGCGTACCCTGGTCGCCGTGCTGGAGAACTATCAGCAGGCAGACGGCGGCATCGGCATTCCGGAAGCGCTGCGGCCCTACATGGGCGGTCTGGAGCGGCTCGGCGTCTAA
- a CDS encoding class I SAM-dependent methyltransferase — translation MPRVDHDAFYRSALAVHGETAKGVHWNSTETQEVRFRVLRDLLPDDLSGLTLVDAGCGFGDFYCYLERRGERPGRYLGLDAMEPMVEIARRRTGCEIRILDVLNDSLPIADYYLCSGAMNNLTREESDRFIRHCYAASKTGFVFNLLKGWNTSPIYNFYLPREIKRLGQELEADCRIEEGYLAGDFTTAFIKKQAREC, via the coding sequence ATGCCAAGAGTCGATCATGACGCTTTCTATCGCAGCGCGCTGGCGGTGCATGGCGAGACCGCCAAGGGTGTGCACTGGAATTCCACCGAGACCCAGGAGGTCCGGTTCAGAGTTCTGCGTGACCTGCTGCCGGATGATCTCTCCGGCCTGACGCTGGTGGACGCCGGTTGCGGATTCGGCGATTTCTATTGCTACCTGGAACGTCGCGGCGAGAGGCCGGGACGTTATCTCGGTCTGGATGCGATGGAACCCATGGTGGAAATCGCGCGCAGGCGCACCGGTTGCGAGATTCGGATTCTCGATGTCCTGAACGATTCGCTGCCGATAGCCGATTATTATCTCTGTAGCGGCGCCATGAACAACCTGACTCGCGAAGAGAGCGACCGGTTCATTCGCCATTGCTATGCCGCCAGCAAGACTGGATTCGTTTTCAATCTGCTGAAAGGCTGGAACACCTCGCCCATTTACAATTTCTACCTGCCACGCGAGATCAAGCGTCTTGGCCAGGAGCTCGAAGCCGATTGTCGGATCGAGGAAGGCTATCTGGCGGGCGATTTCACGACGGCTTTCATCAAGAAGCAGGCACGAGAATGCTAG
- a CDS encoding cytochrome b gives MTIQRYTLLQRLLHWLIALMVFGLLAAGFTFWSLGYEGTVGLFGEELTNMLYKIHKTFGILLLLLMIARIALRRVSPAPPHDPPLSGVERMVGGGIHLLLYALLIGLPIGGWLATAASGYPIQFFDLTLPGIIGENKELGATLFFYHGIGGLVVLGLVLVHTAAGLKHWRLKDGIMTRISLP, from the coding sequence TTGACGATTCAACGCTATACCTTACTGCAACGGCTGCTTCACTGGCTGATTGCCCTGATGGTCTTTGGCCTGCTTGCCGCCGGATTCACCTTCTGGAGCCTGGGCTATGAAGGCACCGTGGGTCTGTTCGGCGAGGAACTGACCAACATGCTGTACAAAATCCACAAGACCTTCGGCATCCTGCTGCTCCTGCTGATGATTGCGCGCATCGCGCTGCGGCGCGTCTCGCCGGCGCCGCCCCATGACCCGCCGCTCAGTGGCGTCGAGCGTATGGTTGGCGGCGGCATCCACCTGCTGCTCTATGCGTTGTTGATTGGATTGCCGATCGGCGGCTGGCTCGCGACCGCGGCCTCGGGTTATCCCATCCAGTTCTTCGACCTGACCCTGCCGGGAATCATTGGCGAAAATAAGGAGTTGGGCGCAACCCTGTTTTTCTATCACGGCATCGGCGGATTGGTCGTGCTCGGATTGGTGCTGGTGCACACTGCCGCCGGACTCAAGCATTGGCGCCTGAAGGATGGAATCATGACCCGGATCAGTCTGCCCTGA
- a CDS encoding ABC transporter permease, producing MRVPDLTAYTVAAVRARRGRSLLTVIGIAIGVAAVVLLTAIGEGIHRFVLAEFTQFGTNLIAVTPGKTSTFGLSGAMISSVRPLSREDARALEQVPDVEAVVPVVQGNAAVEFGGTSRRALVFGAGHRVPEIWSMAPALGRFLPDDSDRSRAFAVLGSTLNRELFGGASPLGARIRVGGEPFRVIGVMASKGQMLGFDLDDTVFIPVERALALFNRESLMEIDLLYNRQAESAAVAERVRSLMARRHSREDFTVTTQDQMLDVLGSVLDVLTLVVGAFGAISLVVGGVGILTVMTIAVQERRREIGLLRALGASRDQILALFLLEAVLLALLGGAIGFLAGAGGAWLIGVLVPALPTHTAWDFVILAEVTAGLIGLAAGVVPALRAAALDPVAALRDE from the coding sequence ATGCGTGTCCCCGATCTGACCGCCTACACAGTCGCCGCCGTCCGTGCTCGGCGCGGGCGTAGTCTCTTGACGGTGATCGGGATCGCCATCGGCGTGGCGGCGGTGGTGCTGCTGACCGCCATCGGCGAGGGCATCCACCGTTTCGTGCTGGCCGAATTCACCCAGTTCGGCACCAATCTGATCGCCGTCACCCCCGGCAAGACCAGTACCTTCGGGCTCTCGGGCGCCATGATCTCAAGCGTGCGTCCATTGAGCCGAGAGGATGCCCGTGCGCTGGAGCAGGTGCCGGACGTGGAGGCCGTGGTGCCGGTCGTGCAGGGCAACGCGGCGGTGGAGTTTGGCGGGACGAGTCGTCGCGCTCTGGTGTTCGGCGCCGGACATCGGGTACCGGAGATTTGGTCCATGGCCCCGGCGCTCGGGCGTTTTTTACCGGATGATTCCGATCGCTCACGCGCCTTCGCGGTGCTCGGCTCGACGCTCAACCGGGAACTCTTTGGCGGCGCTTCGCCGCTTGGTGCGCGGATCCGCGTCGGCGGCGAGCCCTTCCGGGTCATCGGCGTCATGGCCTCCAAGGGCCAGATGCTCGGGTTCGACCTCGATGACACGGTGTTCATTCCGGTGGAGCGGGCGCTTGCGCTCTTCAACCGCGAGAGCCTGATGGAGATCGACCTGCTCTACAACCGCCAGGCCGAGAGCGCCGCGGTCGCCGAGCGGGTGCGCAGCCTGATGGCGCGTCGCCACAGCCGCGAGGACTTCACCGTGACCACTCAGGATCAGATGCTCGATGTCCTGGGCTCGGTGCTGGACGTGCTCACCCTGGTGGTCGGGGCCTTCGGGGCCATCTCGCTGGTCGTCGGTGGGGTCGGGATTCTGACCGTCATGACTATCGCGGTCCAGGAGCGCCGCCGCGAGATCGGGCTGCTGCGCGCGCTGGGGGCCTCCCGCGATCAGATCCTCGCCCTCTTTCTGCTCGAAGCGGTGCTGCTCGCCCTGCTGGGCGGTGCCATCGGTTTTCTGGCGGGGGCTGGCGGGGCCTGGCTGATCGGCGTTCTGGTGCCGGCTCTCCCGACCCACACCGCCTGGGATTTCGTGATCCTCGCCGAGGTCACCGCCGGACTGATCGGACTGGCCGCCGGCGTGGTTCCGGCGCTGCGCGCCGCCGCGCTGGATCCGGTCGCCGCCTTGCGGGACGAGTAG